A single genomic interval of Halorubrum aethiopicum harbors:
- a CDS encoding alpha/beta hydrolase has protein sequence MRAAELDPELAAVVDELEALGLPEWHDLSVEAARRLEDEVFSGEPEPTVESVRDLAFDGPHGEVPVRVYRPAAATGSGEPADVDESADADAPPARTLVYFHGGGWTLGTLDSIDGPCRELATRTDSVVVSVDYRLAPEHPFPVPVDEAAAAVEWAAEVAASFGGDPDRLGVAGTSAGGALAAVAALHAREFDGPDIVGQFLLYPIAGHDFGTDSYRENADGPLLTRADMEWFYEQYLRSPVDAHNPFAVPLRADDLGGLPPATVVTAGFDPLRDDGLALAERFAEEGTPVESRHYPAMAHGFCSLTDRVAVAEEALSAVADDVRERL, from the coding sequence ATGCGCGCGGCCGAACTCGACCCCGAACTCGCGGCGGTCGTCGACGAACTCGAAGCGCTCGGGCTCCCGGAGTGGCACGACCTCTCCGTGGAGGCCGCCAGACGCCTAGAGGACGAGGTGTTCTCGGGCGAGCCGGAGCCGACCGTCGAGAGCGTTCGTGACCTCGCGTTCGACGGCCCGCACGGCGAGGTCCCCGTGCGGGTGTACCGGCCGGCGGCCGCGACCGGATCCGGCGAGCCGGCCGACGTCGACGAGTCGGCCGACGCCGACGCGCCGCCCGCCCGGACCCTCGTCTACTTCCACGGCGGCGGCTGGACGCTCGGGACGCTCGACTCCATCGACGGCCCGTGTCGCGAGCTGGCGACGCGGACCGACTCCGTCGTCGTCTCCGTCGACTACCGGCTCGCGCCCGAACACCCGTTCCCGGTCCCCGTCGACGAGGCGGCCGCGGCGGTGGAGTGGGCCGCCGAGGTCGCTGCCTCGTTCGGCGGCGACCCCGACCGGCTCGGCGTCGCCGGCACCAGCGCTGGCGGCGCGCTCGCGGCCGTCGCGGCGCTTCACGCCCGCGAGTTCGACGGGCCCGATATCGTGGGCCAGTTCCTGTTGTACCCGATCGCGGGCCACGACTTCGGGACGGACTCCTACCGCGAGAACGCCGACGGGCCGCTCCTCACCCGCGCCGACATGGAGTGGTTCTACGAGCAGTACCTCCGGAGCCCGGTGGACGCGCACAATCCCTTCGCGGTCCCGCTGCGGGCCGACGACCTCGGCGGGCTCCCGCCGGCGACCGTCGTCACCGCCGGCTTCGACCCGCTTCGCGACGACGGCCTCGCGCTCGCGGAGCGGTTCGCCGAGGAGGGCACGCCCGTCGAGAGCCGCCACTACCCGGCGATGGCGCACGGCTTCTGTAGCCTCACGGATCGCGTCGCGGTCGCGGAGGAGGCGCTCTCTGCGGTCGCCGACGACGTTCGAGAGCGGCTGTAA
- a CDS encoding DoxX family protein, with the protein MATNIRTRLLGQDVSFPLDESRLAYWLVVMRLIVGWWFLHAGLDKFLAWPFDASWFVGGAAAQTTLGPVLVLFSDGILLSFTNVMVPVGQVLIGLGLIVGALTRLAAFFGAFLMVFFYFVNGETGGWSHGVITGDLLGLLIFAMIATLGAGRVLGVDAYLARTDFVKEHPRLRHFIG; encoded by the coding sequence ATGGCGACGAACATACGAACGCGGCTGCTGGGACAGGACGTATCGTTCCCGCTCGACGAATCGCGGCTGGCCTACTGGTTGGTCGTGATGCGGCTGATCGTCGGCTGGTGGTTCCTCCACGCGGGACTGGACAAGTTCCTCGCGTGGCCGTTCGACGCGAGCTGGTTCGTCGGCGGCGCGGCCGCCCAGACGACGCTCGGACCGGTGCTCGTCCTCTTCTCGGACGGGATACTGCTCTCGTTCACGAACGTGATGGTCCCGGTCGGCCAGGTGCTGATCGGGCTCGGGCTGATCGTCGGCGCGTTGACCCGCCTCGCCGCCTTCTTCGGCGCGTTCCTGATGGTGTTCTTCTACTTCGTCAACGGCGAGACGGGCGGCTGGTCACACGGCGTGATCACCGGCGACCTGCTCGGACTGTTGATCTTCGCGATGATCGCCACGCTCGGGGCCGGGCGCGTGCTGGGCGTCGACGCCTACCTCGCGCGGACCGACTTCGTGAAAGAGCACCCGCGGCTGCGGCACTTCATCGGTTAA
- a CDS encoding DEAD/DEAH box helicase family protein: MTVRLSYESGTIRVVGDPDESDAGWDGDLPPLPGVETDPRSGTGRAPAHRYAAIRRALEVAGVPVDDRVPAWERGEGDAGLALSTDYDLREYQADALAAWHDADDRGVLELPTGAGKTVIAIRAMVDLGVPTLVVVPTVDLLEQWQRELETEFDVPIGRFGGGEQRQEAITVSTYDSAYLKAEDVGDAFGLVVFDEVHHLGGEGYRDVARLLAAPARLGLTATFERPDGAHETVAELVGERVYALDVDDLAGDHLAPYDIRRIEVELTPEERERYDEKQGTFLEYVREAGITFESGEDYRKLVMRSGNDPRAREALLAKSAAREVMMNADRKLERLADLLERHRDDRIIVFTAHTELVYRISERFLIPAITAETGAAERREVLERFRDGTYGRVVAANVLDEGVDVPDANVAVVLSGSGSEREFTQRLGRVLRPKADGGRAVLYEIVSAETAEERVAARRR; encoded by the coding sequence ATGACGGTCCGGCTGTCGTACGAGAGCGGGACGATCCGGGTGGTGGGCGATCCGGACGAGAGCGACGCCGGATGGGACGGCGATCTTCCCCCGCTGCCCGGCGTCGAGACCGATCCCCGATCCGGAACCGGTCGGGCCCCCGCCCACCGCTACGCGGCGATCCGCCGGGCGCTCGAGGTCGCCGGCGTCCCCGTCGACGACCGGGTGCCCGCGTGGGAGCGGGGCGAAGGCGACGCCGGACTCGCGCTCTCGACCGACTACGACCTCCGCGAGTACCAGGCGGACGCGCTCGCGGCGTGGCACGACGCCGACGACCGGGGCGTGTTGGAGCTACCGACGGGGGCCGGCAAGACCGTGATCGCGATCCGCGCGATGGTCGATCTGGGGGTCCCGACGCTCGTCGTCGTCCCGACGGTCGACCTCCTCGAGCAGTGGCAACGCGAACTGGAGACCGAGTTCGACGTCCCGATCGGCCGGTTCGGCGGCGGCGAGCAGCGGCAGGAGGCGATCACGGTGTCGACGTACGACTCCGCGTACCTCAAAGCCGAGGACGTCGGCGACGCCTTCGGGCTCGTCGTCTTCGACGAGGTCCACCACCTCGGCGGCGAGGGGTACCGGGACGTCGCCCGGCTGCTCGCCGCGCCCGCGCGCCTCGGGCTCACGGCGACGTTCGAGCGCCCCGACGGGGCCCACGAGACGGTCGCGGAGCTGGTCGGCGAGCGCGTCTACGCGCTCGACGTCGACGACCTCGCCGGCGACCACCTCGCGCCCTACGACATCCGCCGGATCGAGGTGGAGCTGACGCCCGAGGAGCGCGAGCGGTACGACGAGAAGCAGGGGACGTTCCTGGAGTACGTCCGCGAGGCCGGGATCACCTTCGAGAGCGGCGAGGACTATCGGAAACTGGTGATGCGCTCGGGCAACGACCCGCGGGCGCGGGAGGCGCTGCTCGCGAAGTCGGCCGCGCGCGAGGTCATGATGAACGCCGACCGGAAGCTCGAGCGGCTCGCGGACCTCCTCGAGCGCCACCGGGACGACCGGATCATCGTCTTCACCGCCCACACGGAGCTGGTCTACCGGATCTCCGAGCGGTTCCTGATCCCCGCGATCACGGCGGAGACGGGCGCGGCGGAGCGCCGGGAGGTCCTCGAGCGGTTCCGCGACGGGACGTACGGCCGGGTGGTCGCCGCCAACGTCCTCGACGAGGGGGTAGACGTCCCCGACGCCAACGTCGCTGTCGTCCTCTCGGGATCGGGCAGCGAGCGGGAGTTCACCCAGCGGCTCGGGCGGGTCCTCCGGCCGAAGGCGGACGGCGGCCGAGCGGTGCTCTACGAGATCGTCTCGGCCGAGACGGCCGAGGAGCGCGTCGCGGCGCGCCGGCGGTGA
- a CDS encoding MoaD/ThiS family protein: MSTTAEERPDDRTSEEDAATGDEAAIEDETEAAEEPPETTVTVRCTGHVRTELDGTYEFEYTFTGNTLREFLDDLFEDYPELQELLIAETEADATHSGWAPTPEELPGTWTKNPVGEQTIAYARILVNGRFNENERGFDTELEEGDRVALVYPFMFCC, encoded by the coding sequence ATGAGCACGACCGCCGAGGAACGTCCGGACGACCGGACGAGCGAGGAGGACGCCGCGACCGGAGACGAGGCGGCAATCGAGGACGAGACCGAGGCCGCCGAGGAGCCGCCGGAGACGACCGTGACGGTGCGGTGTACGGGTCACGTCCGCACGGAACTCGACGGGACCTACGAGTTCGAGTACACCTTCACCGGGAACACGCTGCGGGAGTTCCTCGACGACCTCTTCGAGGACTACCCCGAGCTTCAAGAGCTGCTGATCGCGGAGACGGAGGCGGACGCCACCCACAGCGGCTGGGCCCCGACGCCGGAGGAGCTCCCCGGCACGTGGACGAAGAACCCGGTCGGCGAACAGACCATCGCGTACGCCCGGATCCTCGTGAACGGCCGGTTCAACGAGAACGAGCGGGGGTTCGACACCGAACTCGAGGAGGGGGACCGCGTCGCGTTGGTGTACCCGTTCATGTTCTGTTGTTGA
- a CDS encoding helix-turn-helix domain-containing protein, whose amino-acid sequence MAQIRLLVDLPDGPWIADVSREFPEAVFRVLTATPGDDAGFALVRITTDAVDDVLAAMEAHSGLAETSVMTRSPEEATVQIEASAPLLLLAAQGAGVPIEMPVEITNGVATLDATGAHDRLSTFGDQLAGMGLSYEVEFVQQRVNPSQLLTENQLDLLLTAVEAGYYDVPRESTLTEVAEAAGIAKSTCSETLQRVERTIVREFVEDLPTVSGELKRQLVGEDGD is encoded by the coding sequence ATGGCACAGATACGCCTCCTCGTCGACCTGCCGGACGGCCCGTGGATCGCCGACGTCTCCCGCGAGTTCCCCGAGGCCGTCTTCCGCGTGTTGACCGCGACTCCCGGCGACGACGCGGGGTTCGCGCTCGTCCGGATCACCACCGACGCCGTCGACGACGTGCTCGCGGCGATGGAGGCCCACTCCGGCCTCGCCGAGACGTCGGTGATGACGCGCTCGCCCGAGGAGGCCACCGTCCAGATCGAGGCGTCCGCGCCGCTCCTGCTGCTCGCCGCACAGGGTGCTGGCGTCCCCATCGAGATGCCGGTCGAGATCACGAACGGGGTCGCCACGCTCGACGCGACCGGCGCGCACGACCGGCTCTCGACGTTCGGCGACCAGCTCGCCGGGATGGGGCTCTCCTACGAGGTGGAGTTCGTCCAACAGCGCGTGAACCCGAGCCAGCTCCTCACCGAGAACCAGCTCGACCTCCTCTTGACCGCGGTGGAGGCCGGCTACTACGACGTGCCCCGCGAGAGCACGCTCACCGAGGTCGCCGAGGCGGCCGGGATCGCGAAGTCGACGTGTAGCGAGACGCTCCAACGCGTCGAGCGGACGATCGTCCGCGAGTTCGTCGAGGACCTCCCGACGGTGAGCGGCGAGTTGAAACGGCAGTTGGTGGGCGAAGACGGCGACTGA
- a CDS encoding multicopper oxidase domain-containing protein: MNDDAAGRRTASRRSFLSAAAALGTVGIAGCGAPRADASAASTANTGGAGGSEPAEQAEATEQVEEWSGSDSTAVETDHPYTAPRTTIDLDETDGAVTMSTRACRHRLLGDGTRGGPWELPEVWAWETPGTDPSVPGPLLRVTEGTDLEITYDNTEHNRPHTFHVHGLSKSWMDDGVPTTTGRQVAPGEEYTYEITANQPGTHLYHCHYQTQNHLDMGMFGILRVDPEGYEAPDKEAFMTIKDWDTRLSASMAGGDVSFSHRDRNPDAFTVNGRCAPYTFHPERGSPLIVEEGDRVRIHYVNAGYESHAMHTHNHGFTVVEKDGGVIPESARHREDVIPIAPAERKTIEFTADADPGVYALHCHKVNHAMNGDTYPGGMIGGMVYESVTDTEQFASVMEMAGYEA, from the coding sequence ATGAACGACGACGCAGCAGGTCGACGCACGGCGTCCAGACGGAGTTTCCTCTCGGCGGCCGCGGCCCTCGGAACCGTCGGGATCGCGGGCTGTGGGGCACCCCGGGCGGACGCCAGCGCGGCGAGCACGGCGAACACCGGCGGCGCGGGCGGATCGGAGCCGGCCGAGCAGGCCGAAGCGACCGAGCAGGTCGAGGAGTGGTCCGGGAGCGACTCGACCGCGGTGGAGACGGACCACCCCTACACGGCGCCGCGGACGACGATCGACCTCGACGAGACGGACGGGGCGGTCACGATGTCCACGCGGGCGTGTCGACACCGGCTGCTCGGCGACGGGACGCGGGGCGGCCCCTGGGAGCTGCCGGAGGTGTGGGCGTGGGAGACGCCGGGGACGGACCCCAGCGTTCCCGGCCCCCTGCTCCGGGTCACGGAGGGGACGGACCTGGAGATCACCTACGACAACACCGAGCACAACCGACCGCACACGTTCCACGTCCACGGGCTCTCGAAGAGCTGGATGGACGACGGCGTGCCGACCACGACCGGCCGGCAGGTCGCGCCCGGCGAGGAGTACACCTACGAGATCACCGCCAACCAGCCCGGCACCCACCTCTACCACTGCCACTACCAGACGCAGAACCACCTCGACATGGGGATGTTCGGGATCCTGCGGGTCGATCCGGAGGGATACGAGGCCCCCGACAAGGAGGCGTTCATGACGATCAAGGACTGGGACACCCGCCTGTCCGCGTCGATGGCGGGCGGCGACGTCTCCTTCAGCCACCGGGACCGCAACCCCGACGCGTTCACCGTGAACGGTCGCTGCGCGCCGTACACCTTCCACCCGGAGCGGGGGTCGCCGCTGATCGTCGAGGAGGGCGACCGGGTCCGGATCCACTACGTCAACGCCGGCTACGAGTCGCACGCGATGCACACGCACAACCACGGGTTCACCGTCGTCGAGAAGGACGGCGGGGTCATCCCCGAGTCCGCCCGTCACCGCGAGGACGTGATTCCGATCGCGCCCGCCGAGCGGAAGACGATCGAGTTCACCGCCGACGCCGACCCGGGCGTCTACGCGCTCCACTGTCACAAGGTCAACCACGCGATGAACGGCGACACCTACCCCGGCGGGATGATCGGCGGGATGGTCTACGAGAGCGTCACGGACACGGAGCAGTTCGCCTCCGTGATGGAGATGGCCGGCTACGAGGCCTGA
- a CDS encoding DUF790 family protein, whose product MLRKDLLRVSRAGGGYRPRFAGREHRPLAARVLGAFEANVGEPRSAVTAAVDALEAESEDFKLVRGLAALVERECAFETRSTVPPPRVRRAAFEAAEAVGVAGADDRSRAVDRAADSLGVDPAVVENDLYADRERNEVLVDADVRWDPDALVEQYNLSLAQTALFDATEVRVRSVDPKALVSAVKRLRLMYELRRTDDGRELVVTGPDALFRRTRRYGTAFARLLRTVAGTAEWRLEATIDDRGTERTMTLSEADVTVPGVDPVAEPDFDSGVEADFAGRFRGLDLDWTLVREPEPLATGTRVMIPDFAFEYDHADFRLFFEVMGFWTPEYVEKKLDQLADVEDVDLLVAADESLGVGEAIAARDHRVLTYAGTVPVKAVVDVLREYEADLVAEAAAGLPESFAPDDDVVGLADLAARHGVSESAVEDGPFPDHELVGRTLIRPAVLERLRGEMEDGESLSAVEERLDAYGIDDASATLSTLGYRVEWEGLGGGTVREKAASPEDE is encoded by the coding sequence GTGTTACGAAAGGACCTCCTGCGCGTCTCCCGCGCGGGCGGCGGGTACCGTCCCCGGTTCGCCGGCCGGGAGCACCGCCCGCTCGCCGCGAGGGTGCTCGGGGCCTTCGAGGCCAACGTCGGCGAGCCCCGGTCGGCCGTGACGGCGGCGGTCGACGCGCTGGAGGCCGAGTCGGAGGACTTCAAGCTCGTCCGCGGGCTCGCCGCGCTCGTCGAGCGCGAGTGCGCCTTCGAGACGCGCTCGACCGTCCCGCCGCCGCGGGTCCGGCGCGCCGCCTTCGAGGCCGCCGAGGCGGTCGGCGTCGCCGGCGCGGACGACCGGTCGCGGGCGGTCGACCGGGCGGCGGACAGCCTCGGCGTCGATCCCGCGGTCGTCGAGAACGACCTGTACGCGGACCGCGAGCGCAACGAGGTCCTCGTCGACGCCGACGTGCGCTGGGATCCGGACGCGCTCGTCGAGCAGTACAACCTCTCTCTCGCCCAGACGGCGCTGTTCGACGCCACCGAGGTCCGCGTGCGCTCCGTCGACCCCAAGGCGCTCGTGAGCGCGGTCAAGCGACTCCGGCTGATGTACGAGCTCCGCCGAACCGACGACGGGCGGGAGCTCGTCGTCACCGGCCCGGACGCGCTCTTCCGGCGGACCAGACGCTACGGGACCGCGTTCGCCCGGCTCCTCCGGACCGTCGCGGGCACCGCCGAGTGGCGGCTGGAGGCGACGATCGACGACCGGGGAACGGAGCGGACGATGACGCTCTCCGAGGCCGACGTGACGGTGCCCGGCGTCGATCCGGTCGCCGAGCCCGACTTCGACAGCGGCGTCGAGGCCGACTTCGCCGGGCGGTTCCGCGGGCTCGACCTCGACTGGACGCTGGTCCGCGAGCCGGAGCCGCTCGCCACCGGGACGCGGGTGATGATCCCCGACTTCGCCTTCGAGTACGACCACGCCGACTTTCGGCTGTTTTTTGAAGTTATGGGCTTCTGGACGCCGGAGTACGTGGAAAAGAAGCTCGACCAGCTCGCCGACGTGGAGGACGTGGATCTGCTCGTCGCGGCCGACGAGAGCCTCGGCGTCGGCGAGGCGATCGCCGCGCGCGACCACCGCGTGCTCACCTACGCGGGAACCGTCCCGGTGAAGGCCGTCGTCGACGTGCTCCGCGAGTACGAGGCCGACCTCGTCGCCGAGGCGGCCGCGGGCCTCCCGGAGTCGTTCGCGCCCGACGACGACGTCGTCGGGCTCGCCGACCTGGCGGCCCGCCACGGCGTGAGCGAGTCGGCGGTCGAGGACGGCCCGTTCCCCGACCACGAGCTCGTGGGGCGGACGCTGATCCGCCCGGCGGTTCTCGAGCGGCTGCGCGGAGAGATGGAGGACGGGGAGTCGCTGTCGGCGGTCGAAGAGCGGCTCGACGCCTACGGGATCGACGACGCGAGCGCGACCCTCTCGACGCTCGGCTACCGCGTCGAGTGGGAGGGGCTGGGCGGCGGAACCGTTCGAGAGAAGGCCGCTTCTCCCGAAGACGAGTGA
- a CDS encoding RsmB/NOP family class I SAM-dependent RNA methyltransferase: MNPLDRYEPLVDDVDAFRAACDRLLPSVVRTNRIKASPERVREAFEAEGVAHEPVGWHDGIFRLPDGNPGGNWPHAHGWTHGQEEVSALPALALDPRPGDRVWDACAAPGSKTTQIADLMDDSGTVVANDNNLGRLSALRHNAERLGVTNAIVTNQDARNFSLKPLAFDAFDRALVDAPCSCEGTCRKNPDVLEEWTMDHVHGVAGIQKGILTRAIQATRPGGTVVYSTCTFAPEENEAVLDHALAAEDCEVVGFDLPLETAPGVTEWDGETYDESVTRAHRVYPHHNDTGGFFCAKLRVGGSEVAR; this comes from the coding sequence ATGAACCCGCTCGACCGGTACGAGCCGCTCGTCGACGACGTCGACGCGTTCCGGGCGGCCTGCGACCGACTCCTCCCGTCGGTCGTCCGCACGAACCGGATCAAGGCCTCCCCGGAGCGCGTCCGCGAGGCGTTCGAGGCGGAGGGCGTCGCCCACGAGCCGGTCGGCTGGCACGACGGGATCTTCCGGCTGCCGGACGGGAACCCCGGCGGGAACTGGCCGCACGCGCACGGCTGGACCCACGGGCAGGAGGAGGTCTCCGCGCTCCCCGCGCTGGCGCTCGACCCGCGGCCGGGCGACCGCGTCTGGGACGCGTGTGCGGCCCCGGGCAGCAAGACGACGCAGATAGCCGACCTGATGGACGACTCGGGGACCGTCGTCGCCAACGACAACAACCTCGGGCGGCTCTCGGCGCTCAGACACAACGCCGAGCGCCTCGGGGTGACGAACGCGATAGTGACCAACCAGGACGCCCGCAACTTCTCGCTGAAACCGCTCGCGTTCGACGCGTTCGACCGCGCGCTGGTCGACGCGCCCTGCTCGTGTGAGGGGACCTGCCGGAAGAACCCGGACGTGCTCGAGGAGTGGACCATGGACCACGTCCACGGCGTCGCCGGGATCCAGAAGGGGATCTTGACGCGGGCGATCCAGGCGACCCGCCCCGGCGGGACCGTCGTCTACTCGACGTGTACCTTCGCGCCCGAGGAGAACGAGGCGGTACTCGATCACGCCCTCGCGGCCGAGGACTGCGAGGTCGTCGGGTTCGACCTCCCCCTCGAGACGGCACCCGGCGTGACCGAGTGGGACGGCGAGACGTACGACGAGAGCGTGACCCGCGCGCATCGGGTGTACCCCCACCACAACGACACGGGCGGCTTCTTCTGTGCGAAGCTGCGCGTCGGCGGTTCGGAGGTGGCCCGATGA
- a CDS encoding DUF7122 family protein, whose translation MSDHDPDDGSRDDGSPNDTAPTNDGQRFDRLPETAADREVVGRASREEVLDWWETRFGIGRDVLGGYGFWEKGAGKVWVFNGEAADPSRVEAIGMTFLRTRQEHWKPTTRAVQRFGSHATRNVVELGPERASRFVAGEDQDLPEWDGDWGYLVVSHRIAGESAPIGVGLYLHGELRSVVPKGSRADLPVLEE comes from the coding sequence ATGAGCGATCACGATCCCGACGACGGCTCCCGCGACGACGGCTCCCCCAACGACACCGCCCCCACCAACGACGGCCAGCGCTTCGACCGGCTCCCGGAGACGGCCGCGGACCGCGAGGTGGTCGGTCGGGCCAGCCGCGAGGAGGTCCTCGACTGGTGGGAGACCCGCTTCGGGATCGGCCGGGACGTGCTCGGCGGGTACGGCTTCTGGGAGAAGGGGGCCGGGAAGGTGTGGGTCTTCAACGGCGAGGCCGCCGACCCGAGCCGGGTCGAGGCGATCGGCATGACGTTCCTGCGGACGCGCCAGGAGCACTGGAAGCCGACGACCCGCGCGGTCCAGCGGTTCGGTTCCCACGCGACCCGGAACGTGGTCGAACTCGGTCCCGAGCGCGCGAGCCGGTTCGTCGCCGGCGAGGACCAGGACCTGCCGGAGTGGGACGGCGACTGGGGGTACCTGGTCGTCTCCCACCGGATCGCGGGCGAGAGCGCCCCGATCGGCGTCGGCCTCTACCTCCACGGCGAGTTGCGCTCCGTGGTCCCCAAGGGGAGCCGAGCGGACCTGCCGGTCCTCGAGGAGTGA